The nucleotide sequence tgacatgGAAGAAGAGGGTTTTGTTGGGAATGCGAAGGGACGAACCGCAAACTATTCCAATGCCGAAGATATGTTGATTTGTACCGCTTGGAAGCGAGTCTCCCTTGATGCATCCGATGAAAGTGACCAATCGGCGACCACATATTAGAACCACATCAAATAATTCTTTGATCAACGAAACACAAGTGGTCATTATCCATCGAGGGATACTATTTGGCACCGATGGTCCACTATCAACGCTGAATGCCAAAAATGGTCAGGTTGCTTGACCAATGTTGACCGCATGAACCCAAGTGGTTGCGATAAAAAATACATGGCAATTGGTTGCTACTTTCGAATTCTTTTTCATGAACCCAAGTGGTTTCATATGTTCCAAATTAACGAAGTTTATTTATTGTTATGTAGTTCATGTTTGCTCAAGGTTTGTTCCAAGAAAGAGGGAAGAACCGGAACAAGAAAAAGAGGAAAGGAAAATTGTTCTCTTTCCAACATTGCTAGAAATAGCTCAAGGATGAGGAGAAGTAGAAAAACCAAGAAGCTTTTGAACTTTCGAGGAGGAAGAACTTGGTTGTCGATCGTGAACacgaagatgatgatggtggtggtggtgaggaggTGAGAAGGAACCTCACTCCTCACTCGGTTGCCAAAGCATATAGGCCTGATGaaaataaaaaagcaaaggaaTTAAAGTTCGGAGACAATTTGAAGCCATCCTCGTTGCGAGAAAAGAGTATGCTGAAGAAAAAAGGTTTTTGAAATTTAAAGAAATGGAGGAGAGGGCGAAGGTCGAGAGGCGAAAGGCGGCGATCGAGGAGAAGAGGGCGGTGACTGAGGAGCGGCTGGCGGCGAGAGAGGAGAGGAAGGTCAAGTTAGAGGAGAGAAAAGTGGTGGCCAAAGAGGTTAAGGTGGTGGAGGACAAAgcaaaaaaaaatgttcatggacaCAAGTGGCCTCAAAGCAAACAAAACATCGTTTGTGAAGCTTTGTCATGACGAAAATGGTCGCGAAGAAGACCATGAGCATGAGGAACTCGATGGGTGGCCTTGGAGGAGGAATGGGTGGCATGGAAGGAGCAGTGGGTGGCTTCGAAGGAGCAACGAGTGGCATGAGGGAGGAATGGGAGGAGGAATGGGAGGTACCGTTGGTAACACAATGGGTGGCACAGGAGGCGGCTTCGGTGGCATGATGGGCGGTGTAGGAGGTGACTATGGTGGTAACATGATGGCATGAGAGGTGGCATTGGAGGTGGCTTAGGTGGAGGTGACGACATGGATGGATCACAAGCAAATGTTCACAATGTGCCAAGTGATAACGGTGTGAAGGAAGGAAATGATTATCTTCAAGCTAATGTTCATAATGTGCCAAGTGACAATGGAGAAGACGCAAGTTGAGAGGCCATGTTTATTTTTATGTTTATGTGTAAAAAACACTTTTCAGGATGTATATTTTTCTCCAACCACTTGttatgatgtaaaatacatcatctgttggagaagCTATTAGAAGACTTATTTTATGAATTTTATACAGTACGTTCAGTTGCACAACAATGGCTGAATTTTGCATAATCAACATTGCAAACACTTCCCATGATTTGACTGGTTTTTACAGTGACATGAAACAACACTGATCACGAATGCTGCTGAAGATGGCCTGATACCGAAAGACTTTGGACGCATACACTGATAATTAAGCAATGGTGTTTACTGATGAATAACAGACGAGGCGACCGGATACAATCCAGAAGCCATCACGTATATATGACGCAAAACTCACACATAGGTCGATCGACTTAATGGCAGACACACCTGTTACTATATGCAGTGCGGCACGTGTGGGATACTATATGCTTTATTAGTGGCGGGCAACGAAGCTCTTAATGGCGTCGATAAACTCCTGGGCTCGCTCCCCGGTGGTAGGGTCCATGTCGACGGCGAACTTGTTGAGGTAGAAGGAATGGCTCATGCCGCGGTTGATGAGCACCTCCACCTCCTTGCCGGCAGCACGCAGCGCGTCGCAGTACTCGAGGTTGGTGTCGCGGATGAGGTCCTTCTCCGCGACCGCCACCAGCATCGGCGGCAGAGGGATGGACTCcagcggcggcgcgttcgggcccATCGGGCACGTGTACGGGTGGTCCTTGGTGGCGCCCTTCGGCAGCGCCATGGCCAGGAACTTGTCCAGCATGTCCAGCGTGAAGAACACCGAGTCCGGCGTGTCCTGCAGCTCCGACTTGCTCCGCGTGGCGCGCACGAACCCCGGATGGATCGGGATGCCGCCGGCGACGCGGAGGGGCGCCCAGGCGTCCGCGCCGTCCTCGCCGACGCGGGCGGCCACGAGGTGGACGAGGTTGCCACCGGAGCTGTCCCCGACGAGGAACACGCGGGATATGTCCGCGGCCTCGCGGAGGAGCTCGGCCGCGGGGTCGTCGAGAGAGCCTTCGTCGGACATGGCGATGGACCGCAGCCGGCGGAGCACGTCGACGCCAGTGTATATCTGGGCAGGAAGGCGTTGCTCCGGGGCTAACGGGAGCTCGGCGGTGACGACCACGGCGGGCACGGCGCAGGCTAGGCGCGCGTAAAAGTGGTGGTACAGGACCCAGGACGGGTGGGAGATGCAGAAGCCACCGCCGTGGAGATGCACGATGACGGGGAGGCGGCCGACGCTGCCCGCGTCGACCTCGGGGAGGTACACCCGGAGGTTGGGCTCCCCGGGAAGGTCGTGGAGCGTGTGGCCGTCGCGGGGCACGGCGTAGGGCTGCACCGGCTGCATGAGCGGCAGTGCCTGCGGCGGGCCCGTCCAGGTGCGGTCGATGCTGCCGTCGTCCATCACGCGCAGCCAGCCGGACACCTCGTCCACCACCTTACGGCCGCTCGTCGGCGCCACGGTGGTCGCCTGGTGCTGCGATGCGGCGGCGGGGGCCATCGGTCCGGTCGTCGCTGTGGTGTATGTTGCGCGGCGTCGTGTGTAGGGTGAGGTACGGTGTGAGAGTGTGCTGGTTTGGTGGTGGCAACGGGGGAGGGGAGGTGGGGTTTTataggcggtggcggtggcggagcagaGCGATCGTTAAGGTGGTCGTGTCGCGCTCTGCCGTTGAATTTTTTGGTGGGAAATTTCGAAGCGGGTGGCAGGGAATTTGATCGGAATTGTTGTGGCGGCAGTGCAGTTGGAGCTGGTAAAAAGGGCCAAAAAGGCAGTAGGTCGTGTGTCGCGTGGACTTGTGTGAAGCGCGTAGGCCGCGACCGAGGTATGATGTGGACGTGTTGGTCGTTCTCATGTTGTAAACACGCAGGACCAAACTCTAAGTCCCGAACTAGGGGTTGGAGCCCGTGCCGTGGACTCGACTACCACACCTTGGTCAGTCACAGTTCGGGGTCGGGGAATCACTTGTTTCTCACTACCANNNNNNNNNNNNNNNNNNNNNNNNNNNNNNNNNNNNNNNNNNNNNNNNNNNNNNNNNNNNNNNNNNNNNNNNNNNNNNNNNNNNNNNNNNNNNNNNNNNNNNNNNNNNNNNNNNNNNNNNNNNNNNNNNNNNNNNNNNNNNNNNNNNNNNNNNNNNNNNNNNNNNNNNNNNNNNNNNNNNNNNNNNNNNNNNNNNNNNNNNNNNNNNNNNNNNNNNNNNNNNNNNNNNNNNNNNNNNNNNNNNNNNNNNNNNNNNNNNNNNNNNNNNNNNNNNNNNNNNNNNNNNNNNNNNNNNNNNNNNNNNNNNNNNNNNNNNNNNNNNNNNNNNNNNNNNNNNNNNNNNNNNNNNNNNNNNNNNNNNNNNNNNNNNNNNNNNNNNNNNNNNNNNNNNNNNNNNNNNNNNNNNNNNNNNNNNNNNNNNNNNNNNNNNNNNNNNNNNNNNNNNNNNNNNNNNNNNNNNNNNNNNNNNNNNNNNNNNNNNNNNNNNNNNNNNNNNNNNNNNNNNNNNNNNNNNNNNNNNNNNNNNNNNNNNNNNNNNNNNNNNNNNNNNNNNNNNNNNNNNNNNNNNNNNNNNNNNNNNNNNNNNNNNNNNNNNNNNNNNNNNNNNNNNNNNNNNNNNNNNNNNNNNNNNNNNNNNNNNNNNNNNNNNNNNNNNNNNNNNNNNNNNNNNNNNNNNNNNNNNNNNNNNNNNNNNNNNNNNNNNNNNNNNNNNNNNNNNNNNNNNNNNNNNNNNNNNNNNNNNNNNNNNNNNNNNNNNNNNNNNNNNNNNNNNNNNNNNNNNNNNNNNNNNNNNNNNNNNNNNNNNNNNNNNNNNNNNNNNNNNNNNNNNNNNNNNNNNNNNNNNNNNNNNNNNNNNNNNNNNNNNNNNNNNNNNNNNNNNNNNNNNNNNNNNNNNNNNNNNNNNNNNNNNNNNNNNNNNNNNNNNNNNNNNNNNNNNNNNNNNNNNNNNNNNNNNNNNNNNNNNNNNNNNNNNNNNNNNNNNNNNNNNNNNNNNNNNNNNNNNNNNNNNNNNNNNNNNNNNNNNNNNNNNNNNNNNNNNNNNNNNNNNNNNNNNNNNNNNNNNNNNNNNNNNNNNNNNNNNNNNNNNNNNNNNNNNNNNNNNNNNNNNNNNNNNNNNNNNNNNNNNNNNNNNNNNNNNNNNNNNNNNNNNNNNNNNNNNNNNNNNNNNNNNNNNNNNNNNNNNNNNNNNNNNNNNNNNNNNNNNNNNNNNNNNNNNNNNNNNNNNNNNNNNNNNNNNNNNNNNNNNNNNNNNNNNNNNNNNNNNNNNNNNNNNNNNNNNNNNNNNNNNNNNNNNNNNNNNNNNNNNNNNNNNNNNNNNNNNNNNNNNNNNNNNNNNNNNNNNNNNNNNNNNNNNNNNNNNNNNNNNNNNNNNNNNNNNNNNNNNNNNNNNNNNNNNNNNNNNNNNNNNNNNNNNNNNNNNNNNNNNNNNNNNNNNNNNNNNNNNNNNNNNNNNNNNNNNNNNNNNNNNNNNNNNNNNNNNNNNNNNNNNNNNNNNNNNNNNNNNNNNNNNNNNNNNNNNNNNNNNNNNNNNNNNNNNNNNNNNNNNNNNNNNNNNNNNNNNNNNNNNNNNNNNNNNNNNNNNNNNNNNNNNNNNNNNNNNNNNNNNNNNNNNNNNNNNNNNNNNNNNNNNNNNNNNNNNNNNNNNNNNNNNNNNNNNNNNNNNNNNNNNNNNNNNNNNNNNNNNNNNNNNNNNNNNNNNNNNNNNNNNNNNNNNNNNNNNNNNNNNNNNNNNNNNNNNNNNNNNNNNNNNNNNNNNNNNNNNNNNNNNNNNNNNNNNNNNNNNNNNNNNNNNNNNNNNNNNNNNNNNNNNNNNNNNNNNNNNNNNNNNNNNNNNNNNNNNNNNNNNNNNNNNNNNNNNNNNNNNNNNNNNNNNNNNNNNNNNNNNNNNNNNNNNNNNNNNNNNNNNNNNNNNNNNNNNNNNNNNNNNNNNNNNNNNNNNNNNNNNNNNNNNNNNNNNNNNNNNNNNNNNNNNNNNNNNNNNNNNNNNNNNNNNNNNNNNNNNNNNNNNNNNNNNNNNNNNNNNNNNNNNNNNNNNNNNNNNNNNNNNNNNNNNNNNNNNNNNNNNNNNNNNNNNNNNNNNNNNNNNNNNNNNNNNNNNNNNNNNNNNNNNNNNNNNNNNNNNNNNNNNNNNNNNNNNNNNNNNNNNNNNNNNNNNNNNNNNNNNNNNNNNNNNNNNNNNNNNNNNNNNNNNNNNNNNNNNNNNNNNNNNNNNNNNNNNNNNNNNNNNNNNNNNNNNNNNNNNNNNNNNNNNNNNNNNNNNNNNNNNNNNNNNNNNNNNNNNNNNNNNNNNNNNNNNNNNNNNNNNNNNNNNNNNNNNNNNNNNNNNNNNNNNNNNNNNNNNNNNNNNNNNNNNNNNNNNNNNNNNNNNNNNNNNNNNNNNNNNNNNNNNNNNNNNNNNNNNNNNNNNNNNNNNNNNNNNNNNNNNNNNNNNNNNNNNNNNNNNNNNNNNNNNNNNNNNNNNNNNNNNNNNNNNNNNNNNNNNNNNNNNNNNNNNNNNNNNNNNNNNNNNNNNNNNNNNNNNNNNNNNNNNNNNNNNNNNNNNNNNNNNNNNNNNNNNNNNNNNNNNNNNNNNNNNNNNNNNNNNNNNNNNNNNNNNNNNNNNNNNNNNNNNNNNNNNNNNNNNNNNNNNNNNNNNNNNNNNNNNNNNNNNNNNNNNNNNNNNNNNNNNNNNNNNNNNNNNNNNNNNNNNNNCAACAACAACAATAACGATGACGATGAAGACAAAaacaacgacgatgacgatgacgacgacgacaacaacaacaacaacaacaacaacaacaacaacaacaacaacaacaacaacaacaacaacaacaacaacaacaacgacgacgacgacaacaacgacgacgacaacgacaacaatgacgacgatgatgacgatgacgacaacAACAACAGGTCACCGGATAGCAACAaccagagggggaggaggaggacggtgaGACGATGATCCGAATGATACATCTGGCGATCCAAACAataagggtgatacgtctccaacatatctatattttttgcttCTTCCACActgttatagtatcaatcttggatgttttataatcatttcatagcaactttatatcatttttggggactaacctattgacatagtgccaagtgctagttgctgttttttgcttgtttttttactttgcggAATAtccatgtcaaacggagtccaaatgcagtgaaactttttggagatttcttttggaccagaagacaacttgggagccaaggaagcaccagaggggaggcacatggggcccacaagaTACCAAGGtgtgccctgatgggttgtggggcccatgggggtctcctccaccgcctctcagcactttaaatacccaaatattccagaaaccctagaggagtcgacaaaAACAATTAAAGATGCGGCAATTTCTAAAACTACGAGATCTAATCCCAGGCCTTATTTCAGCACCTTGCCGAAGGGGAACACggtcacagaggggttcatcatcctcattggtgatcctcctatgatgcgtgagtagttcaccatgagggagtcctggatacgGTGGTCCTTAGGTATCCGGCCTAtttgatatgggccagactgatgggctgtgaagataaagcagaagaccatcccccgtgtccgggtgggactcctatatgcgtggatggcaagattggtgtccggatgtactatttccttcccttgtaaaccgactttgtacaaccttaggtctctccggtgtctatataatccggagggtttagtccatagaggctttCAGAATATTTATAGGCTAGATAAGctatggtttagccattacgatctcgaggtagatcaactcttgtaacccttatactcatcgaatacaatcaagcaggacgtacggttttacctcctttaagagggcccgaaactaggtaaacattatgtcccattgtctattgttaccattgatccttagacgctcagcttgggcccccctacccgagatctgccggttttgacaccgacattggtgctttctttgagagCTCTGTTTTGTAGTCACAAaaaagcgatctatggctcgccttgtcattaacGACAACATtacctgtcgggggttgggtgcgacatatgccaaaggatggcttatcatggtgggagcgagtagaacgtcgccggtgccaggaaacgggatgaggcgaaggcatgcacgctggcgaatcttacccagcttcggggctctccggggagataatacccctactgctgctctgcggggtctccgcatgatcactaaagagtagtgactacaaggttgctcctagagctgtattctggaggtaggagaaggcaaggctagctctctcctccctatatgatctggtctaatgctaatggatgcgaaccctttgcatgggtgccccggggggtttatataggcctaccctccgggggtacaatggtaatccggctgggcgcgggtcccagccgtctgcctCTCAGGCCACCATCTTCTACattgactgctggggcccgccgactagtgggccctgccGACGAGTCCGACACTGTAGCCGTGCCTCttatgacgcaggcttggtcatggggtcgtggcaacagtgccgctgtCTATCGGGTGATCACTGTCGTcactccccgtcttgtctggttaatggcgcgtggggcccatGGGAGAGGCTGGCTGACTCTAGGGAACCGACTCCCACAgggccgccttcggggcgtatccgccGCCTTCCATGTTCTCACTGACAGGCGGGTCCGCCGTCTCTGAGCCGTACAGGTAGGCCATCATGGCCACAGTGCACcgcccactgtggctgaggtcagggcaggcatggcaacagtgccgggccacgccggagatctccaGCGGTACGACAcgctgtagccatgccggccccacGTAAGCAGAAGGTGACGGCCATGCCGTGGTCATACCTGCCTCGCCTATCGCGACGAGAGTGGAGCCTCGGGCCGACTCTCTATAGCCGGCTCctccggaagtcgccggccatgagttggcttatcttggagtcgccatgtgggactcggcttatcttggagtcgccatctaagactcggcttatcttggagtcgccatctgagactcggcttatcttggagtcgccatctgagactcggcttatcttggagtcgacATCTGGGACTTGGTTTGAGGGGcgtagcctgccccgatgtcttgaaaggttctagggctcgggctagcctacccgtggcccattactccgacattacCTCTGGAAGGAGCCTAACTTCAAGACAGATCCTCCAGCTCGGCGATTTTACCATGGGGGCCCGTACGGCCATTAAGCCAACAACACCTCCCATGATCGCCAAACACCACCTCCGCATCGGCCTTGAGTACTCCAAAAGATAGATTCGACATATGTCTCATCCTTaaacgagctgctagatcgcatcgccgccctgggggtttCAACAGACTACGGtcggatcaggcttaaacctgatcagagggaaatcaatctCCCGCCGATCACCCACCTGGTAGTAGGTGTCGAAGAACGAGCCAGTAACACTTCTTCCCCCATGTTAAAAACCAGATATGTTCGGGTCTCCGAACCCCTCGAGATGCATACCCCTCCTTCGGAGGTGATTCTGCATCCCCCAAAGTCAGGGTCGGACATAGGGTTTGGGGAGTGCCTGGATCTTCTTGGACCCGAACTAGTGACCTCGGAGATTTTGCAAGCTCTAGACACAGATTTGGGTTGGGATTCAAATTTTAGCCCACCCACCccccacaatcaatactctccaagcaattcaGGCCCTCCACACATATATGACCTGATGTATGTACGACAACAACCTCAGGAAactgtccatcacttttgggccagattcctacttgttaaaaacaagattaaagattgttgcgACAATGATGTAGTCTTGGTCTTCCATTGCAATTGTACCGACAAGGGAATTCAGAATGCCCTCAACCGTCGTGGCATACAGAGCTTCACAAAACTATCACAGGTGGTACAACTGTACTacgcgatggaaagcacatggaaggcccagaAAACCCAACTGGAGCCTGCTGCCTTTAAGCAGTGTGCAACCCGGGCTAAACAGATACACCCTTGCGAGGCATCCGATCATCAATCCGTCGGCAGAAAAAACAAACCCTTTATGGGATACAGGTCTGTCCTTGAAGAAATCCTTGGCAAGCTCTGTCTAATACATGCAACTCCAAGTATAGACTCAACTCATAGTCTCCgtgcatgttgggtactccggcaggtagcaaagagtGGGG is from Triticum aestivum cultivar Chinese Spring chromosome 1B, IWGSC CS RefSeq v2.1, whole genome shotgun sequence and encodes:
- the LOC123092942 gene encoding probable carboxylesterase 15, which gives rise to MAPAAASQHQATTVAPTSGRKVVDEVSGWLRVMDDGSIDRTWTGPPQALPLMQPVQPYAVPRDGHTLHDLPGEPNLRVYLPEVDAGSVGRLPVIVHLHGGGFCISHPSWVLYHHFYARLACAVPAVVVTAELPLAPEQRLPAQIYTGVDVLRRLRSIAMSDEGSLDDPAAELLREAADISRVFLVGDSSGGNLVHLVAARVGEDGADAWAPLRVAGGIPIHPGFVRATRSKSELQDTPDSVFFTLDMLDKFLAMALPKGATKDHPYTCPMGPNAPPLESIPLPPMLVAVAEKDLIRDTNLEYCDALRAAGKEVEVLINRGMSHSFYLNKFAVDMDPTTGERAQEFIDAIKSFVARH